A single genomic interval of Stieleria maiorica harbors:
- a CDS encoding sulfatase-like hydrolase/transferase, protein MTTVATGEDRRPNVVMIIVDDLNDLPLSPDGKPRIETPNIDRIARRGVTFTNAHCNDPICAPSRASMLLGLYPQTSALYWFEDWRKNGVLNQCVSVNRHLQNHGYSVFGTGKIYHGGQSDGAFDRRGPGPDVGPWPWDGKSKQSHLPHPAMMYLYDTDGDMDYKWEHHFGPLSMVPDWKPDPQAGIPGYKGWRLGGKPFRYNGNDDRDKLADELCAEWSADMITKDHDRPFAIFTGLVRTHTPLYAPQEYFDRFPLDSIELPETIDGDLDDCATALADRSLYGFRRYNMLVRHKDRQLYRQWLQAYLACVSFVDDQVGKILDAIDASPQRDNTIVIFTSDHGFHMGEKEFLYKQSLWDGATRVPLIIAGVDGMPKGVTCDRPVSWIDLYPTLNQLCGLPPQPNAASGGYNLEGHSLVPLLMSPEGDWNGPDVAITALPGKDHSQHERHGGTWFPHFSVRSKQYRYTLCSSGDEELYDFESDPREWKNLADDPAYASVKANLKEQLIALRDGSAWQSLDDLHRWTYGAQKGGVVSDDGTLTFSGHSSSYLATIAKYKDFEWEFEAKSPNTQRMRVSYHARVQGNRVVGTVANVPPTQSNLEGTAVPFDSGQWHRYRIRVVDGRCRVWINSKLHSDVVNASDTDVGVIGFDFPGVDEPTLSVRASRVRRLTSN, encoded by the coding sequence ATGACCACGGTTGCAACGGGCGAAGACAGGCGTCCCAACGTTGTGATGATCATCGTCGATGACTTGAACGACTTGCCGCTGTCTCCGGACGGAAAGCCGCGGATCGAGACGCCGAACATCGACCGGATCGCCCGGCGCGGTGTCACGTTCACCAACGCCCACTGCAACGATCCGATCTGCGCACCGTCACGGGCCAGCATGCTGCTGGGGCTGTATCCGCAAACCAGCGCACTGTACTGGTTTGAGGACTGGAGAAAAAATGGTGTGCTCAATCAATGTGTCTCAGTCAATCGACACTTGCAAAACCACGGGTACTCGGTCTTCGGAACCGGCAAGATCTATCACGGCGGTCAGTCCGACGGGGCTTTCGATCGCCGAGGCCCCGGTCCCGATGTCGGCCCCTGGCCGTGGGACGGAAAGTCAAAGCAAAGTCATCTTCCGCACCCGGCAATGATGTACCTGTATGACACCGATGGTGATATGGATTACAAGTGGGAACACCACTTCGGTCCGCTATCGATGGTGCCCGATTGGAAACCCGACCCGCAAGCCGGCATCCCCGGATACAAGGGCTGGCGATTAGGCGGAAAACCGTTTCGATACAACGGTAATGATGACCGGGACAAGTTGGCGGATGAATTGTGCGCCGAGTGGTCGGCCGACATGATCACCAAAGATCATGACCGGCCGTTCGCCATCTTCACCGGATTGGTGCGGACCCACACGCCGCTGTACGCGCCCCAGGAATACTTCGATCGCTTTCCGCTCGATTCGATCGAATTGCCTGAAACGATCGACGGAGACCTGGACGATTGCGCAACGGCCCTGGCGGATCGATCACTGTACGGCTTTCGTCGCTACAACATGTTGGTCCGCCACAAAGACCGCCAATTGTACCGGCAGTGGTTGCAAGCCTATCTGGCATGTGTCTCCTTCGTCGATGATCAAGTCGGCAAGATCCTGGACGCAATTGACGCGAGCCCCCAGCGGGACAACACGATCGTGATCTTCACCAGTGATCACGGTTTCCACATGGGTGAGAAGGAGTTTCTGTACAAGCAGAGTTTGTGGGACGGCGCGACACGCGTTCCGTTGATCATCGCCGGTGTCGACGGAATGCCCAAGGGAGTGACCTGTGATCGGCCGGTTTCCTGGATCGACCTGTATCCGACCTTAAACCAGTTGTGCGGACTGCCGCCACAGCCCAACGCGGCCTCAGGCGGTTACAATTTGGAAGGGCACAGCCTGGTTCCCCTGTTGATGTCTCCCGAAGGTGATTGGAACGGTCCCGATGTCGCGATCACGGCATTGCCGGGCAAGGACCACAGCCAGCACGAACGACACGGCGGCACGTGGTTCCCGCATTTTTCGGTCCGCAGCAAACAGTACCGTTACACTCTTTGCTCCAGTGGCGACGAAGAACTCTACGATTTTGAATCCGATCCACGCGAGTGGAAGAACCTCGCTGACGATCCGGCATACGCTTCGGTCAAAGCGAATTTGAAGGAACAATTGATCGCGTTGCGTGACGGTTCGGCTTGGCAATCGCTCGACGATCTCCATCGCTGGACCTACGGGGCACAAAAGGGAGGCGTTGTTTCCGACGATGGAACGTTGACGTTCAGCGGTCATTCGTCGTCCTACTTGGCAACGATCGCCAAGTACAAGGACTTTGAATGGGAATTTGAGGCAAAGTCGCCGAACACGCAACGCATGCGGGTCAGCTATCACGCCCGCGTGCAAGGCAACCGCGTCGTCGGGACGGTCGCCAATGTTCCGCCGACGCAATCCAATTTGGAAGGCACTGCGGTCCCGTTTGATTCCGGGCAGTGGCATCGTTATCGCATCCGCGTGGTCGATGGGCGTTGCCGCGTCTGGATCAATAGCAAATTGCACAGTGACGTGGTCAATGCCTCCGATACAGACGTCGGGGTGATCGGTTTTGATTTCCCCGGAGTTGACGAGCCCACGCTAAGTGTGCGAGCGTCGCGCGTGCGAAGGCTGACGTCCAATTGA
- a CDS encoding Uma2 family endonuclease: MSTAPRYVPHYTIDDYRRWEGDWELIDGVPVSMSPSPLGPHERIVAELSRQMLNQLIENECDCRVYTNLDWIVSDDTVVRPDLMVVCGIQPDRHLERPPAVVVEVLSAATRQRDLTAKRAIYLERDVTRYLIVDPDDQTVRVVMKHGEQSFGAGESMVFDVDAGCRVEIQCGRLFA, translated from the coding sequence ATGAGCACAGCCCCCCGTTACGTTCCGCACTACACGATCGACGACTACCGTCGCTGGGAAGGCGATTGGGAGTTGATCGACGGTGTGCCGGTGTCGATGAGTCCGTCCCCGTTAGGGCCGCACGAGCGCATTGTCGCCGAACTGTCGCGACAAATGCTTAATCAGCTAATCGAGAACGAGTGCGACTGCCGCGTTTACACCAATCTCGATTGGATCGTGAGCGATGATACAGTGGTTCGACCGGATTTAATGGTCGTTTGTGGCATTCAGCCCGACCGGCATCTGGAGCGGCCACCCGCCGTCGTAGTGGAAGTGCTTTCCGCAGCAACGCGGCAGCGCGACTTGACCGCGAAGCGAGCCATCTACCTGGAACGCGACGTCACACGCTATTTGATTGTCGACCCGGACGACCAAACGGTGCGAGTTGTGATGAAGCATGGAGAACAATCGTTCGGGGCCGGCGAATCGATGGTTTTCGACGTTGATGCTGGCTGTCGGGTCGAGATCCAGTGCGGGCGATTGTTTGCTTGA
- a CDS encoding Glu/Leu/Phe/Val family dehydrogenase, whose translation MLEESRAYFRHAANVLGLSDRVRDILLCPLRIVKVGLVTESDEGKLIKHTGYRVQHSRVRGPMKGGLRYHPSVDEDEATALANLMTWKTAVVGVPYGGAKGGINCDPSDLSERELNEITRTFVGQIKEVIGPTIDIPAPDVNTNAKIMGWIMDEYSKYAGFSPGVVTGKPLHLFGSEGREEATGRGVTIVLEEVLRWQDNSISEVTVALQGFGNVGSHAARTMAELGAKIVAVGDHAGGVGNKEGLDVDQLAAWTAQHGSVAGFPGGDAFKSDDVLTWEADVLVPAALGDVLTKDNAEDVRAKIIIEAANSPTTPEADEIFRRRGILVVPDILANAGGVTVSYFEWAQNIQQFQWELGRIRHELSTHMRKACESVAEVAKQRDVDLRTAAFVLAIQRVGEAALSRRPYAEARDLPR comes from the coding sequence ATGTTAGAAGAAAGCCGCGCCTATTTTCGCCATGCCGCCAATGTCTTGGGACTTTCCGACCGGGTGCGTGACATCCTGCTTTGCCCGCTGCGGATCGTCAAAGTCGGCCTGGTCACCGAGAGTGACGAAGGCAAGCTGATCAAACACACCGGCTACCGTGTCCAACACAGTCGGGTCCGCGGGCCGATGAAGGGCGGGCTGCGCTACCATCCGTCGGTCGATGAAGACGAAGCGACGGCGCTGGCGAATCTGATGACCTGGAAAACGGCGGTGGTGGGTGTTCCGTATGGCGGCGCCAAAGGCGGCATCAATTGTGACCCGAGCGACTTGAGTGAGCGCGAGCTGAATGAGATCACGCGGACCTTCGTCGGCCAAATCAAGGAGGTTATCGGTCCGACCATCGACATCCCCGCCCCGGACGTCAACACGAACGCCAAGATCATGGGCTGGATCATGGACGAGTATTCGAAGTACGCCGGATTCTCGCCCGGAGTCGTGACCGGCAAACCGTTGCATTTGTTCGGATCCGAAGGCCGCGAAGAGGCGACCGGCCGCGGCGTGACGATCGTGCTGGAGGAAGTGCTCCGCTGGCAAGACAATTCGATCTCGGAGGTGACCGTCGCGCTGCAAGGCTTCGGGAACGTCGGCAGTCACGCGGCCCGGACGATGGCCGAACTGGGCGCCAAGATTGTCGCGGTCGGGGATCACGCCGGCGGGGTCGGTAACAAAGAAGGGCTGGACGTCGACCAGTTGGCCGCATGGACCGCCCAACACGGCAGCGTCGCTGGGTTTCCCGGCGGCGACGCCTTCAAGAGCGACGACGTGCTGACCTGGGAGGCGGACGTGTTGGTCCCCGCCGCACTCGGTGACGTGCTGACCAAAGACAACGCCGAAGACGTGCGGGCAAAGATCATTATCGAAGCGGCCAATTCACCGACCACGCCGGAAGCCGACGAGATCTTTCGCCGACGTGGCATCCTGGTTGTCCCCGATATCTTGGCCAACGCCGGCGGGGTGACGGTCAGCTATTTCGAATGGGCGCAAAACATTCAACAGTTCCAATGGGAACTGGGGCGGATCCGCCACGAGCTGTCCACCCACATGCGGAAGGCCTGCGAATCGGTCGCCGAAGTAGCAAAGCAACGCGACGTCGACCTGCGCACCGCCGCGTTCGTCTTGGCCATCCAACGCGTCGGTGAAGCAGCGCTCTCACGACGCCCCTACGCCGAAGCGAGAGACTTGCCACGTTAG
- a CDS encoding alpha/beta hydrolase family protein has translation MLISKYAAILIAVAMVPFGLHAAAQVPGYPEGVRETTYRSDGDDSMQPTLIWTPRSDQPVPLLVALHTWSSDYRQAGGEAQYAKWCQQAGWAFIHPNFRGINKTPPAMGSDLVVADIRSAVKFAQSETSIDASRIYCVGVSGGGHASMLMAAREPELWAGVSAWCGISDIAAWHSQCKGTPFDRYATMIESVLGSAPDVSEESRDAAWHRSPLNWIGKAKRLPPLDLNHGIHDGREGSVPFTHSMHAFNAAVLAEARITVDAIDAMYQTRSVPESLRPINEAMPDPLYGDHAPIFRRTAGTTRLTIFDGGHEIVHQAALNWLAAQQKGRSVNWNPVQSNSITVIPADQQSGK, from the coding sequence ATGTTGATTTCGAAATACGCTGCCATCCTGATCGCCGTCGCGATGGTTCCTTTTGGTTTGCACGCCGCCGCGCAGGTCCCGGGATATCCCGAGGGGGTCCGCGAAACGACCTATCGATCCGATGGCGATGATTCGATGCAGCCGACGTTGATTTGGACTCCCCGGTCCGATCAGCCGGTCCCTCTGCTGGTCGCATTGCACACTTGGTCCAGTGACTACCGTCAAGCTGGCGGTGAAGCTCAGTATGCGAAATGGTGCCAGCAAGCCGGCTGGGCCTTCATCCATCCCAATTTTCGCGGCATCAATAAAACGCCGCCGGCGATGGGGTCGGACCTTGTCGTCGCCGATATCCGCAGCGCTGTCAAATTCGCTCAATCCGAGACATCGATCGACGCCAGCCGAATCTATTGTGTCGGTGTTTCTGGTGGCGGCCACGCATCGATGCTGATGGCGGCACGTGAGCCGGAGCTGTGGGCGGGGGTGTCGGCCTGGTGCGGCATCTCGGATATCGCGGCTTGGCACAGCCAATGCAAGGGTACACCGTTTGATCGCTACGCCACGATGATCGAATCCGTGCTCGGTAGCGCACCGGATGTTTCCGAGGAGTCTCGCGATGCCGCCTGGCATCGATCTCCGTTGAACTGGATCGGCAAAGCGAAACGTCTTCCTCCGCTGGACTTGAACCACGGCATCCATGATGGACGCGAGGGCAGCGTGCCTTTCACGCATTCGATGCACGCCTTCAATGCCGCCGTTCTAGCCGAGGCCAGGATCACCGTTGACGCGATCGACGCGATGTATCAAACACGCTCCGTGCCCGAATCGCTCCGCCCGATCAACGAGGCGATGCCGGATCCGTTGTACGGCGACCATGCTCCGATTTTCCGGCGAACTGCTGGAACAACGCGACTGACGATCTTTGATGGCGGACACGAAATCGTTCATCAGGCCGCACTGAATTGGCTAGCCGCGCAGCAAAAGGGCCGCT